One window of the Cryptomeria japonica chromosome 7, Sugi_1.0, whole genome shotgun sequence genome contains the following:
- the LOC131054508 gene encoding SKP1-like protein 1B, producing the protein MEGKVILSSSDGQSDTSKYHVEAQKSDTSEPTADLKKRVRELVADDKDTLFQLIIAADFLHIQSLLDLSYQIVSEDIAACKDQQMIRQKINIENDYSPEEEEEVLKLHNIFE; encoded by the exons ATGGAAGGCAAGGTGATTTTAAGCAGTTCCGACGGTCAA TCGGATACAAGCAAATACCATGTTGAAGCCCAAAAGTCGGATACAAGCGAACCAACTGCGGATTTGAAGAAACGGGTTAGGGAGTTGGTAGCTGATGATAAAGACACTCTCTTCCAGTTGATTATC gcAGCAGATTTCCTTCACATTCAGAGTCTTCTTGATTTATCATACCAGATTGTGTCTGAGGACATTGCAGCATGTAAAGACCAACAAATGATTCGCCAAAAAATTAACATAGAAAATGACTATAGTCCTGAAGAGGAGGAAGAGGTTTTAAAGCTGCATAATATATTTGAATGA